DNA from Luteolibacter flavescens:
GTTGCGATACTTGAGCATTTCCGCCTCCGACTTCATCGCGAGCTGGCCCACGGAAGTGATGTTGGCGTTGTTGAGGCAGTTGGCGGCACGGACCGAGAGCTCGATCTCGTTGACGCTCATGTTGAGAAGCTTCTTGAGCGCGGCGTTCTCCTCGTTGGATTCGGTCGGCGCCTCCTCGAAGTCCACGGCGTTCTCGTCGTAGTTGACGAAGACGTCCAGGTGGTGGCGGAGGATCGCGGAGGCCTGCAGGAGGGCATCCTGCGGGGACACGCGACCGTCGGTCCAGATGTCGAGCACCAGCTTGTCATAGTCGGTCATCTGGCCGACGCGGGTGGTGTCGACCGCGTACTTCACGCGGGTGACGGGGGAGAAGATGGAGTCGATGGCGATGACGCCGATCGGCTGGTCCTTGCGCTTGTTCTCGTCGCCGGTGGAGAAGCCACGGCCGACGCGGACTTCGAATTCGCAGTCGAACTTCACCTTCTTGTCGAGGGTGCAGATGATCTGGTCTTTATTAACGACGTCGTAGAGATTGTCGCCCTGGATGTCACCGGCGGTGACCACGCCTTCCTTCTCGACCTTGATGGTGAGGATGCGTGCTTCCTTGTCGTTGTGCGAGAATTTGACCTTCTTGAGGTTCAAAATGATGTCCGTGACATCTTCCACCACGCCCGGGAGGCTGGAGAACTCGTGCTGCACGCCGGCGATGCGGACGGAAGTGATGGCGGCACCTTCGAGGGAGCCGAGCAGCACGCGGCGGAGCGAGTTGCCGAGGGTGTGCCCGTAGCCGCGCTCGAAAGGCTCGGCGGTGAACTGGGCGTAGGTCTCGGTCGCGGTGTCCTCGTGCTTGACGAGGCGGTTCGGAAGCTCGAATCGAGCAAGTTTCGTGGCGGACATGTCGTGTTTGGTGGCCGGGTTTCCCTCCCGCGAGCGGGTCACGGCGCGGATGCGGCGTGGCTGGAGGACCTACGGCGGCTTGTCGGGGCTCGCGCGGGCGGGGACTAAAGGAGAACCCCCGACGATTGGCAACGAATTTTTTTAACACTCTAAAACCCCGGAAATCCTCATATCTCGGGCATTCTGAATGGTCTCTAACATATCCCAACCAAAAATGAGGTGGCCATGACACCGAATCGGTGGCAGAGTGTCACATGAATGCTCTCGAAACAGCCCCCGCAATGAAATCGAAGCGCAATCTGACTCGATTCACCTACGAGAACACGGCTTTCCAAGGTTGGAGGCTGTGCCTGAGCCGCGGAGGGGTGACCTTCACGAAGTACTTTTCGGACAAGCACTACGGTGGTGGCCGGAAGGCACTTGAAGCTGCCGAGGAGACCCTTGTCCAGCTCAAGACGCTTCTCGAAGGCTCGAAAAAGGTGAATGGCCGACTGAGCAACGTGACCGTCAAGAAGGCGGAGAAGTTGCTGGGAACGCCTTGAATCAGTCAGCGCGCTTGCACGGGCGACGGGCACGGCTTTCTTAGCCGGCATGTCCCTCCCGTACCGCATTGCCATCCACTGGCACCGCCGCGACTTGCGGATCCTCGATAATACCGCCCTCCACCACGCTGCGAACAGCGCCGGGGCCGTGATCCCCGCCTACATCCTGAGCGGGTGGAAAAAACGGCATCTCTGGACGGGGGAAAAGCGCCAGGCCTTCCTCTGCCGCTGCCTGGAGTCGCTGGCGAAAAATCTGGAGTCCATCGGTGGGCGTCTGACCGTCCGCGCCGGAACTGCCGAGGCTGAGCTGGAAAATTTGGCAAAGGAGACGGGCGCGGAGGCGATTTTTTACAATCGCGACCCGGATCCCTTTGGCAGGGAGGCGGAGAAGCGGGTGGAAGCGATGGCCGCGCGGCTGGGAATCGCCTGCCACGCGCATCAGGACGTCACCCTGCACGGTCCGACCGAGGTGCTGACCCAGGATGGGAAGCCGTATCGCGCTTACACCCCGTATTCGAAGAATTGGCTGTCGCTGGAGAAGCCGCAGCCTCTGCCAAAGCCCAAGGCGCTCCACACGCCGCCGGGGATCACCTCGCTGCCGCTGCCGGACAATTCCCACTGGGGACTGGCCGAGCCGGAGGCGGAGATCATCGAGGCGGGCGAGCGGGCGGCGCTGGCCCGGCTGAAGACGGCGGTGACGGAGCGGCTCGGTACTTATGAGGAGACGCGGGACTTCCCCGCCGTGGCCGGGACCTCGCGGCTGTCTCAGGACCTGCGCTTCGGCCTCATTTCCCCGCGCACCGCGTATATAAAGACCGTGGAGGCGATGGCCGCCACCCGCTCGGCGAAGGCCAAAGGCAGCATGGAGAAGTACATCAAGGAGCTCGCCTGGCGGGAATTCTACATGGCGATCCTCTGGCACTTCCCGAATGTGCTGGAGGAGGAATTCAATCCCGACTGGCGCGGGCTGTGGTGGGCGGAGCCGGACGAGAAATTCGAAGCGTGGAAAGAAGGCCGCACCGGCTTCCCCATCGTGGATGCCGGCATGCGCGAGCTGGTCGCCACCGGCCACATGCACAACCGGGTTCGGATGATCACGGCGATGTTTCTCACGAAGGACCTGCACGTGGACTGGCGGCTCGGGGAGCAATTCTTCCTCCAGCACCTGGTGGACGGGGAGATCGCATCAAACAACGGCGGCTGGCAATGGAGCGCGGGCACCGGGGCGGACGCCGCACCCTACTTCCGCATCCAGAATCCCTGGTCGCAGGCGAAACGCTACGACCCGGACGGCACCTACACGAAGCGCTGGCTGCCGGAGCTGGCAAAGGTCCCCGCGGAAAAACTTCTCGAGCCGCCGAAGAACAACCTGCCCCTCGCCCCCGGCTATCCCCTGCCCTGCGTGGATCACGCTGCCGAGCGGGACCGCACGCTGGCGATCTTCAAGAAGCACCGGGCGCGATGAATAATCCCCGTCTAGGTTCTACCGTGTTGAGATACCTCGCCATGGCGGGCTCGGGGCTGCTCCTGACAATCTCGGTGGCCCATGGTCCCGGACGCGGCCTGTCTCTGGTCGAGGCGGGAAATACCGGGCTCGGCCTGCTCGTCACGGCCACCTACGCGCTCATCCTCTGCGGGGCCACCATCATCACCCGTGCTCCCCGGTCCGGGATGATCTTCCTGCTGCTCGGCCTGGTTGCCCGCTGCGCGATGGAGTTGAAGCTCTCATGGGCGCGTGTGTGGTGGGACTCGGAGAAGATCCCCGAATTGACCGGCGCGATCGCACTCCTCTACCTGCTCGATTTCATCGCCCCCGCCCTGCTGGCCCTCGATTCCCGGCACCTGCTCCGGCAGAGGCCAATTTGAGCCAGGTCACTTCGCCTGCGACATCAGGCGCTCGGCGATGCTTTTCAGCTCGCTGGCGGGGATGGCAAAGGTTTCGCAGCGGGTCGCGCGGGCGATGTTCATGCCGAGGCAGCCGCCGTCGAGATTCAGCACCGGGCCGCCGATGGAGGAGGCATTCGCGATGATGTCGTGCTGGATCACCTTCGGGAAACCGCTGCGGCGCTTGGAAAAGGCACCGCTCATCATGTCATTCCGGGTGACCTCCTCGCCGAAGACGTCGGACCGGCCCTTGAGCTCCACCTTCAGCTCCTTCTTCTCCCCCGCGCGCTCGATGGTCAGGGTGACCTCGTCGCCGACGTGATACTCGCCGATGAGCTCGGCGAGGCCTTCGGTGCCGGTGATCTCGTCGCCGTCCAGCAGCAGGAGCACGTCGTCCTTCGTCACACCGGCGGTGGCCGAGCCGCTTTTTTCCGCCACTTCGGTGACGACGAGCTTCTTGTCCTTTTCCTCGAAGCTCACGCCGAGCACGGGGCCGCCCGCATGGGGGATCTCGCGCGCATTCGCGGCGATGATGCCGACCTGCACGCGGCGCAGGCTCCGCGAGGTCGCGCCATTCGCCACGACCCAAGTGCCGCGAGGGGGCTCCGCCTGATCGAGCAAGAGCCGCACGGGAGTCAGCCCCTCGGCCGGGATTTTCAGCAGCGCCACATCCCATGTGGGATCGGTGGAGATGAGTTGCGGCTCGGGATACGCCTTCTTGCCGACGATGATGGAAAGGTCGCTCGCATCGCCGATCTCGCTGGCCTTCGTGAGGATGTAGCCATCGGCGGACATCACCGTGCCGTAGGCGATTTCCTTCCGGCCGCGCTGGATCACCGCGCTGGAGTCCTGCAGCACCGCGCGCACGGAATCGAAGGCCGACTGCACGGACTGGCCGTTCGTCCGGTAGGCGGTTTCCAGCGTCTGGGCGGCGGAGGCCATCCCGGTGGCCAGGAGGAGGACGGCGGCGATGGATCTGGCGTTCACCAGGTGTTTAGCGTTCACCAAGTCGCAGGGTGAGGGTTTCGGTCTTGCCGTCGCGGAGCAGTTCCAGGGCCACCCGGTCGTCCGGGGCCTTTTCCTTTAGCAGGTCCTGGAATTGCTCCTTCGTCTTGAGTTCCACACCGTCCATTTTCAAAACGATGTCGCCGGACTTGAGGCCGGCCTTCTCGGCGGGCGATTCGCGGCCGACCTTGTCGATGCTGAGCCCGCCTTCCGCGCGCGGCAGGGTGCCGATACCGAGGAAGCCCTTCCCCTTTTCCGGCTTTTTCGCGAAGGGACCCTCGCCGACGAATTCACTCTTCTGCATCGCGTCCCAGTTCTTCAGGAACTCGCGCACGGGCACGTGCATGTTTTCCTGCGTGCGCTGGCCCACGCGCGAGTGGATGCCGATGAGCTTGCCATTCAGGTCAAAGAGCGGGCCGCCGGAGTCCCCGCCGATGAGCGAGCAGTCCGACTGCACCGTCGAGTCCTTCACCTGCACCAGCCGGCCGAGGCGGACATTCACCCCGCGCTCCTTGTCAAAGCCGCCGGAGTGCCCGAGCGAGTAAACCCAGTCGCCAAGGTGGGCGGAGTCCTCGCGGTCGATCTCCACATACGGCCAGGTGCCAGGCTCGGTGATGCGCGCCATGGCGGCGTCGGTGGTGGAAATGAGGCCCATCGACTCGGCCTTCGCTTTCCGGCCGTCTTCAAAGATCACGGTGAATTCCTTCCCCACGCCGCCGGTGACGTGCGCGGCGGTGAGGATGAGCCCGTCCGCGCTGACCACCACGCCGCTGCCGGAGCCATCGCCGAGGTCGATGCACACGGTGGCTTTCCGCGCCGCAGGCAGGGAGTCCGTCACGTGCTTCTGGATCACCTCCAGGTCGTGGCGGTTTTCCGGCACCTTCTTGTCATTGATATAGGGGCGCGCCGCGTCCGCCCGCGAGGGGGACAGCAAGAGCAAACCGGTGAGTGCGCCGAACAGCAGGCCAGAGGGAAAATCCATCATTCCGGGAAACACCTCGCATTCTATGCAATCAAACCGGACTCCGCAACTCCGGGGTTCGCGCATCGCTCTAACACCGCCAGCCACTCCCGACCCTCCCGGCCGGGATACGCCCGCTCCGGCAGCCGGCCGCCGCGCAGCTCGAACCACGGGGCGAAGAGTGCCACGATCTCCTCGCGGCTGGTGCCAAAGGGCGGCCCGGCCTCCCGCTCCCCGGGGTCCCAGGGCGTGAGGAAAAACACGCCGACGAGGTGCCCGCCGGGCGGCAGGATCTCCGCCATCGCCCGCACGTAGGCCGGGCGCATGGAGGGATCGATGGCGCAAAAGCACGTGTGCTCCCACACGGCGTCAAATTCACGACCCGCCCGCCAGTCCGCCGAGAAAAGATCCCCACAGACGTAGTCCTCCCCGCCCGCGGGCGGCTCCTGCCGGGCGCGCTCCACGGCGGCGGGCGAGAGATCCAGCCCGGTGGCCGGGATGCCATGGCGGGAGAGCAGCCGGACATCGTGCCCGCTGCCGCAGCCGGGCACCAGCACCCGGCGGGCGCGGTGCAGCTCGGTCGCGGTGGTCGCCCCGGCTTCCAGATACTCGGCCAGCGGGGGCGCGGCGTAGCCTTTTTCCCACGGCGTGTCGCCCTGTCGCCAGCGCTCGTCCCAGTCGGCCATGATGATCTTCGTCGCCTCAGAGTCCGAGGTAGTCGGGCACGTCATTCCGCTGCGAGGACGGGGACTGCGTGGTGCTTCCGAAAGAAATCACAGCACCGATGCCCGCGGCATGCGCGCCACCGAGACGGGGCGCGACCTCGAAGACCGGGAAGCGGTGGCGCGTGCGGCTGCGGGCGAAGGCGAACACTCCCGCGAGGATCAGCACCGCCCCGCCCATGACGCCGGCCATCTGGCCGTACTGGGCACTCCACTCCTTTGCCTGCACCAGCATGGCAGGCTCGGGCTTCACCGCAGGCTCCTGCGATCTCGCACGGCGCGGCAGGGGTGAAGAGGCCGACTCGGTCACCAGCCCGGCGGCCCTTTCCATCCAGTAGATGCGGATGGAAAGCTGCACGCAGAATGCCTCGAGCTGGGCAAGCGCGTCCGGCTTCTCCAGCGCCTCCTCCACGGAGCTGATGAGTGCCCGCCGCTGCTCCACCGCCGGGACGGCATCGCTGAGCTGCGGGCTGACGTAGATGTCCGACTTCTGCGGCGCACCGAGGAAGTAATAGACCACCACCGCGGGCTTCCCCTCGGAGAAGAAGCGCTCGACGATCTCCTCCTCGCGCACTTCCGAGGGGATCACCTGGTGGCCGTCGAAGAGATACACGTAGAGGTCCACCTCCGAGTCGCTGGAGTGATACTTCAGGAAGCTCTCGCGGTCCCGCTCGTCCTTCGAACTGAGCAGGCCCTGCGGATCGACGATGAAGGTGGACGGGCGCTCGCCGAAGTATTCTTCCAGATACTCCTCGGCCACCTCGGTCGAGGCCTTTTCCTTCTCGGCCAGCTCCTCCGCGGTCGGTTGCGGGACGTCCGGCGGATTCGCGGCGGCGTCCTCTTCCTCCGCATCCATGCCGAGCAGCATCAGGCCGGGCACGAATTCGCCCTTCTCCAGCGCCGCCTTGTCGGCGGCCTCCCACTCGGGGAGCGGCAGGGGCAGCTTCTGCGCGCCGGCAGCGAGGCCGGCGGAAAGGATCAGGCACGCGAGTGTCCTCACGGGACCACCTCCGTCGTTTTCACCGGCGACTGGCGATGCCCCTCGCGGATGCGGCGGGCGATCTCCCCGGTGCGCGGCGGCGGTGCCACCTTTCGCTCGAAGCGCTCCGGATCCCGGCGGGCCTGCGCGGCTCGCTTGCGGAGGATCTTCCCGAGCTGCTCGACCAGGCGCACCGTGCCATCCGCGAAGTGGCCCTCGAGGAAATAGGCATGCGCCCGGCTGAGGCAGACGAAGGTATCCTCCTCGGTCAGGAAGGCATCGAGCTGGTAGCCCCAGGTCAGCGCGGCGGACTTCGCCTCGGGATCGATCACCAGCAGGATGCCCGCTTCATTCGGGCGATCCACCGGCACGTCCTCGAAGGCGGCGCGATTCAGCAGCCAGAAGCCGAATTGACGGAGATTTCCCCCGCCCTGCGCCGAGCCGGTGTAGACGGCGAAAAACAACTGCGGGAAGCGGCGGCAAAATCCATCGAGCGCCGCCTGCACCTTGCCCCGTTCGCGATTCCGCATTAGCCCGGCCAGATCGGCCAGCCGGCGCAGCGAGACATTGTCGCTGCCATGGCGGGCGTCCATTTCCGCGATGCCAAATCCGCAGTGCGGGCACAGACCCGCCCCTCGGTGGATCACTTGCACGCAGCGGGGGCACTTCATGGAACCCGGGGAAGGTAGAAATTCGCGGGTATTTCGTCAAAACGAAATATCAAGGACACCCCGGGAAAGTGAGTCCTTTCTCAAAAGTGGCTCCGGCATCCTGCCGGCAGCATTCCTTGTCCTCGGGTTTCCTTTCCCGACCGCGTAGCGGTCAAGGACGGTAGCCGCGGGCTTCAGCCCGCGGGACAGCCGGGCGCGCAGGGTGTCGCAGAGCGACACAGGAACCCGACGGACGCGTGCCTCCACGGAGAACCGCCGCGCACTGGCGAATCCTGTGTCGCCACGCGACACCATTCACCGCCGCATGCACCCCGTGGGCTAAAGCCCACGGCTACCCTCCTTGGTCGCTACGCGACCTCAATCCCGGTCTGAAATTTTGCGGGATTTCGCGTTTTTCGCGGTTCCATCTCTTTCGTTGAAGCCTCCTGAACGGCTGCACTTCAGAGTGCTCCCTCTCACTCGAAAAACCCGCGGTTCTTCTCGATCTCGCGGCGGTTCTTCTTCGTCGGGCGTCCCTGCTCGCCCACGAGACGATGCATCCGGCTCTCGCTCCAGATCTTCCGCTGCTCGACCACCTCAGGCGGCGTGATTTCCTCGCAGGCCAGCCGCGCTTCCGGGGCGCCGACGCGCTTTTCGATGAGGCCGAGCACCCGCACCGTCCGCGTGCCGGGGCCTTCCGGATACGGGATCTCCAGCAGCTCGCCGCCCTTCAGCTCCGATGCGGGCTTCAGGATCTTCTCGCCGGACTTCACCCGGTTCGCCTCGCACGCCTTCGCCGCCTGGCTGCGCGTCTTGAAAAGCCGCACCGCCCACAGCCACTTGTCCACACGCACCGCCTCGCTGCTCATGCGGTGAGGAGAGATTTCCCGGAAGCCATGCCGCGACCCTAGCCACCGGCAGACGCGGATCAAGGGAGCAAAGTGGCTCCGGCATCCTGCCGGAAGCCTGCATCGCCCGCGTCCGCCCCATCTACCGGCTGGAAGCCGGAGCCACTTTCAAGACCCACTCACGACCTCACAAGGAAGGGCGCGACTCCGCGGGTTCCTCCTCGTCCGGTTTCCTGTAATCAGGATCGTAGCCGACTTTATGCTCGTATGCGATATCGTCGGAGGTATTGAGAATTCGATCCCTGCCCGCGCTGCGGAGTTCAAAGCGCCATTGAGGAGTATTCGAGCGCAGGAGTGAGTAGCCATATGGCGTCCCCCATGGGTCCAAGGGTATCTCATCCCAGACCTTCGACCATCGCCTCGGCTTGGGCCCGGTGGTCGGCATCGCCACCAGCGCCTCCAGCCCCTGAGCCGATGTCGGGGGCCGACCGTTATTGACGCAATACATCAGGATCGCGCTTACCATCGAGGAGTTGTCGCCATCCAATCGCGCTTCAGGCGGATGCGATGATATCCCGGATGCGAACCAAACAAAGAAGCCCGTCAAAAGCATCGCCAGCACACCCAGACCCGTGAACGCGTAAAACGTGGACTTCCTCACTCCCTCGTAAAGCCGCACGCCTCCTCCCTTGCCTGCTCGACCACCGGGAAAGTGGCTCCGGCATCTTGCCGGAAGCCTGCACCGTCCAGCCCCGCCCGGCTACCGGCTGGAAGCCGGAGCCACTTCCAACGCCCACTCTTGCTTCCGATATGCAACCAACATTCTCGATCTCAATACGAAGGTCGTGGTTCGCCAATGACTTCTTTCAACTCCGCCGTGGCTTCACCCCATTCATACATCGTCACGATGTCATCGGAAGAGCCGAAAACCATGTCCTTCCCCGCGCTTCTCAGTTCAAAGCGCCACTTGGAGGTCGAGGGCAATTGCGCGTAGCGATACGGGCTCTGCCAAGGATCCCAGGGCACGCGCTCCATTACGCGGTGCCAACGCCTCGGCTTGGGTTCCGTCCTGGGCTCATTGACCAAGGCATCCAAGCCTTGGTCAGTCGATGGAGGACGGCCCGCGGAAACGCTGTAAATTTTCAACGCGGCAGCGAGAGACGAGTGATCGTTCCCGACTCTGGACCACCTCGCTTGGTCAGCGACGGATGAGTAATTCCCCATGGAAAAAACCAAAGTGAATCCCGCTACCACCACCAGCGCGCCAATGACCAA
Protein-coding regions in this window:
- a CDS encoding DNA-directed RNA polymerase subunit alpha is translated as MSATKLARFELPNRLVKHEDTATETYAQFTAEPFERGYGHTLGNSLRRVLLGSLEGAAITSVRIAGVQHEFSSLPGVVEDVTDIILNLKKVKFSHNDKEARILTIKVEKEGVVTAGDIQGDNLYDVVNKDQIICTLDKKVKFDCEFEVRVGRGFSTGDENKRKDQPIGVIAIDSIFSPVTRVKYAVDTTRVGQMTDYDKLVLDIWTDGRVSPQDALLQASAILRHHLDVFVNYDENAVDFEEAPTESNEENAALKKLLNMSVNEIELSVRAANCLNNANITSVGQLAMKSEAEMLKYRNFGKKSLNEIKDKLSELGLGLGMSLDPSLLSGPVPAVRGPRLGVEEDAPVGLADLIAQNLDD
- a CDS encoding cryptochrome/photolyase family protein, whose protein sequence is MSLPYRIAIHWHRRDLRILDNTALHHAANSAGAVIPAYILSGWKKRHLWTGEKRQAFLCRCLESLAKNLESIGGRLTVRAGTAEAELENLAKETGAEAIFYNRDPDPFGREAEKRVEAMAARLGIACHAHQDVTLHGPTEVLTQDGKPYRAYTPYSKNWLSLEKPQPLPKPKALHTPPGITSLPLPDNSHWGLAEPEAEIIEAGERAALARLKTAVTERLGTYEETRDFPAVAGTSRLSQDLRFGLISPRTAYIKTVEAMAATRSAKAKGSMEKYIKELAWREFYMAILWHFPNVLEEEFNPDWRGLWWAEPDEKFEAWKEGRTGFPIVDAGMRELVATGHMHNRVRMITAMFLTKDLHVDWRLGEQFFLQHLVDGEIASNNGGWQWSAGTGADAAPYFRIQNPWSQAKRYDPDGTYTKRWLPELAKVPAEKLLEPPKNNLPLAPGYPLPCVDHAAERDRTLAIFKKHRAR
- a CDS encoding S1C family serine protease — encoded protein: MNARSIAAVLLLATGMASAAQTLETAYRTNGQSVQSAFDSVRAVLQDSSAVIQRGRKEIAYGTVMSADGYILTKASEIGDASDLSIIVGKKAYPEPQLISTDPTWDVALLKIPAEGLTPVRLLLDQAEPPRGTWVVANGATSRSLRRVQVGIIAANAREIPHAGGPVLGVSFEEKDKKLVVTEVAEKSGSATAGVTKDDVLLLLDGDEITGTEGLAELIGEYHVGDEVTLTIERAGEKKELKVELKGRSDVFGEEVTRNDMMSGAFSKRRSGFPKVIQHDIIANASSIGGPVLNLDGGCLGMNIARATRCETFAIPASELKSIAERLMSQAK
- a CDS encoding S1C family serine protease, which codes for MDFPSGLLFGALTGLLLLSPSRADAARPYINDKKVPENRHDLEVIQKHVTDSLPAARKATVCIDLGDGSGSGVVVSADGLILTAAHVTGGVGKEFTVIFEDGRKAKAESMGLISTTDAAMARITEPGTWPYVEIDREDSAHLGDWVYSLGHSGGFDKERGVNVRLGRLVQVKDSTVQSDCSLIGGDSGGPLFDLNGKLIGIHSRVGQRTQENMHVPVREFLKNWDAMQKSEFVGEGPFAKKPEKGKGFLGIGTLPRAEGGLSIDKVGRESPAEKAGLKSGDIVLKMDGVELKTKEQFQDLLKEKAPDDRVALELLRDGKTETLTLRLGER
- a CDS encoding TPMT family class I SAM-dependent methyltransferase, yielding MADWDERWRQGDTPWEKGYAAPPLAEYLEAGATTATELHRARRVLVPGCGSGHDVRLLSRHGIPATGLDLSPAAVERARQEPPAGGEDYVCGDLFSADWRAGREFDAVWEHTCFCAIDPSMRPAYVRAMAEILPPGGHLVGVFFLTPWDPGEREAGPPFGTSREEIVALFAPWFELRGGRLPERAYPGREGREWLAVLERCANPGVAESGLIA
- a CDS encoding TPM domain-containing protein, which encodes MDARHGSDNVSLRRLADLAGLMRNRERGKVQAALDGFCRRFPQLFFAVYTGSAQGGGNLRQFGFWLLNRAAFEDVPVDRPNEAGILLVIDPEAKSAALTWGYQLDAFLTEEDTFVCLSRAHAYFLEGHFADGTVRLVEQLGKILRKRAAQARRDPERFERKVAPPPRTGEIARRIREGHRQSPVKTTEVVP
- a CDS encoding RNA-binding S4 domain-containing protein, with protein sequence MSSEAVRVDKWLWAVRLFKTRSQAAKACEANRVKSGEKILKPASELKGGELLEIPYPEGPGTRTVRVLGLIEKRVGAPEARLACEEITPPEVVEQRKIWSESRMHRLVGEQGRPTKKNRREIEKNRGFFE
- a CDS encoding type II secretion system protein GspG, which gives rise to MRKSTFYAFTGLGVLAMLLTGFFVWFASGISSHPPEARLDGDNSSMVSAILMYCVNNGRPPTSAQGLEALVAMPTTGPKPRRWSKVWDEIPLDPWGTPYGYSLLRSNTPQWRFELRSAGRDRILNTSDDIAYEHKVGYDPDYRKPDEEEPAESRPSL
- a CDS encoding type II secretion system protein GspG; this translates as MVKKLVIGALVVVAGFTLVFSMGNYSSVADQARWSRVGNDHSSLAAALKIYSVSAGRPPSTDQGLDALVNEPRTEPKPRRWHRVMERVPWDPWQSPYRYAQLPSTSKWRFELRSAGKDMVFGSSDDIVTMYEWGEATAELKEVIGEPRPSY